Part of the Deltaproteobacteria bacterium genome is shown below.
CCATAATGAAGGATGCATCTACCTCGCCTGCGGTAACAACACAGCAAGAGCCTAAACCATCTACACCGCAAAGATAGACAAAACCATAATTAAAAATAACACCTCTGTTAATTCGCTGTGAAAACCAAAGACATCTCCGGTAACACCGCCAATACTCCTTTTAAAATATAATGTAACCAGATAAGTAAATAAAAGGACAATGCCAATATAAACCAAACCTATCTTCCCAAGAAGTACTGATGAAAATAGTATGGTAAATAGCGCTGCAATGATTACCTCTTTTTTGCCTGTATGTTCAGTAAATGCCTTTCCAAGCCCCTCCCCTTCCCTTGCATAATTTGAAAGGTATGCCATCGGCACAATTGCCCATCTGCCAAAGACAGGCAGTAAAAAAAGAACTGCATTCTTTGACTCCACAGGCAGATTATTTATTGCAATAAATTTTATAAGGATGAGAAGGACAAGCGCCGCAACACCAATAGCGCCTATCTGGCTGTCCCTCATTATTTTAAGTTTTTCTTCCTTTGTATTTCCCCCTGCAATGCCATCAATAGTATCTGCAAAGCCGTCTAAATGGAAGCCGCCATTTGTAAGTATAAGGACAACCAGAAGCAGACCATCAGCAAGACCATGCGGAAGGATTTTTGAAAGGAGCATATTTGATATTACAAGGATTAAACCCTGTATAGCGCCAACGATTGGAAAAAATGCAGTAGAACGACCCAGTTCAGATGGTTCTGCCTTCCCGATAAATTTAACAGGGATTATCGTCAAAAGTTGTATGGCAAGAAAAAGACCTTTCATGATATTTTGCTGCTTTCTGAAACCCCTGCATCACCAAATGTAGCCATCTCTCTGTAAATCTTTACACCTGCCTCTATAAGAGATATGCCGAGGGCAGCACCTGTGCCTTCACCAAGCCGTAAGTCCAAATCAACAAACGGTCTTAACCCAATCCTCTCAAGCATTATCTTATGCCCTCTTTCAACAGAATTATGGGCAGCAAACATATAATCCTTAACCTTTGGTTCAAGTTCATATGCAATGAGTGCGCCTGCTGTTGATATAAACCCGTCAACAACAACAGGAATCCTGTTTTTTGCAGCACCAATTATAAGTCCGCAGATACCTGCAATCTCAGCGCCTCCTACCTTTGCCAAGACATCAACAGGGTCTTTTAGGTCAGGCTTATTTATCCTAATCGCATCCTCAATAACCTTTACCTTGTTTTGAAATGCGCCATCGTTTATTCCTGTTCCTCTGCCTGTAACCTCATGAGCAGGCATCCCTGAAAAGACTGATATTATTGCACTGGAAGAAGTTGTATTCGCAATACCCATATCGCCTGTTCCGAATATATGATACCCCTTTTTTGAATATTCATCTGCCAGTTCAATCCCGACCTCAATGCACTTTACAGCCTCATCCATTGTCATGGCAGGTTCTTTACGGATATTCCTTGTGCCTCTTATAACCTTTCTGTGTATGAGTCCATCAATATTACTGAAATTATAATCAACACCGATGTCAACGACTGCAACCTCACAGCCTGCATGTCTTGCCAGAACATTTATCCCTGCACCTCCCCTTATAAAATTAAGGACCATCTGGGGGGTAACCTCTTTTGGAAATGCAGATACACCCTCATCTGCAACACCGTGGTCGCCTGCAAATGTAAAAATCACTTTTTTATTTATTTGAGGGTTAAGGTCTTCTGTAATTGCTACCACCCTTCTTGCAAACTCCTCCAGCCTGCCCAAACTCCCCTGCGGCTTTGTGAGATTATCAAGCCTCTTTTGAGCCTTATCATAAAATGACTCATCTATTGGCTTAATACCCTTAATTATTTCCTGAAATACAGACATTATTTCCTCTCCTTTGCCACGAAAATTTCAAAGTTCAAAATCCTTTATTTTAGTCTCATTGGAATCCCACTGACCAGAAAATATACCTCATCTGCTGTTTTTGCAAGATTCTGGTTTGTATACCCTGCCATGTCTCTGAACTGTCTGGCAAGAGGGTTATCAGGGACTATGCCCAGACCAACTTCATTGGAAACAATGATTAAATTGTATTTTGTTTTTTTACAGACAGAAATGAATTTTTCAATAGTTTTTTCAATGCTTGCCCCTTGCCCGTGAAAAGCATGCTTTTCACCCCTTGCCCCTGTCTTCTCGTGCATCAGATTTGAAATCCACAGCGTCAAACAGTCCAGTAAAATAACATCATATTTTTCATTTTTCTTTATTACATCAATAATATTTACAGGCTCTTCTATTGCTGTCCAAACTCTGCCTCTTTCTTTTTTATGCCTCTTAATTCTTTCAGTCATCTCATCGTCAAGAGGCTCTCCTGTTGCAAGATATGCCTTTTTGCCTTTCATTGACTCTGCTAGTTTAAGGGCAAAGACACTCTTCCCGCTCCTGCAACCACCGAGGATGAAAATCAGTTTGGATCCCCGCTTAAAACCTGCGGGGACAAGGTTCGGAGTTTGGGGTTTGGAGTGCTTTTTTTCTGACTTCTGACTTCTGACTTCTGACTTCCGACTTTTAGTATTCAATCCCTTCTCTCGCCTTTACACCATCATCAAAAGGATGTTTGATTTTTAGCATCTCTGTAACATAGTCTGCCATTTTTACAAGTTCAACCGGCGCATCTCTTCCTGTTAGAATAATCTCAAGTCCTTGAGGTTTATTCTCAAGAAATTTTATAAACTCACCTAACTCTAGCCACCCGCCGTTCAGGACACTGTTTATCTCATCTAAAACAAGCAAATCTATATCATTAATTTTCTTTCTAACCTTTTCAAAGGTATCTGCAACAGAATCCTTAATCTTCTCATCAGATGCTGTTTGTTTTGTAAAAATAGGATGCCGCACATTTGAACGGATGAGTTCAATCAAGGGGATATGTTTTTTTATTATTTCTTTTTCACCTGATGACGCATTATCCTCTTTAAAAAACTGTACAAAGAGAACCCTCCTCCCCTGCCCTGCCGCCCTTACAGCAAGCCCTGTTGCAGCGGTTGTCTTGCCCTTGCCTTCGCCTGTGTATATATGTATCAATCCGCTACCCATGTTTTTATTTGAATTTGCTTTGTTGACTATCCCTTCCTTTCAAATGAAAGGCTTGCAAGGATTATCATAACAATTGAAAATATTATTACAGCACCTATATCAAGGATTATAGGAAACTCTGGTCCAAGCGGCGGAAGGGCAGAACCCAATAATACATGCTTGAATGCATCTATACCGTAACTCAGGGGATTTACAAATGTAAGGTATTGCAGTACAGGAGGAAGTGTATTCACAGGATATAATGCCCCGCTTAAAAAAAACATGGGCAGGACTATGAAGTTCATTATGACATTGAAGCCTTCAAGGGATGTAAGATAGGATGCTATAACAAGCCCCATTGCAGTTATTGCAAGGGACACCAGGGCTATCAATAAAACCATTGCTGCAAACTGATGAAAAGAAATGCTCAAGCTAAGAAACGGCGACACAAATAACAAAATCACACCTTGAAAAATAGAAAGCGCTGTACCGCTCAAGATTTTTCCCATAACAATTGTTGTCCTTGATATTGGAGCAACAAGCATCTCCCTTAAGAAATCGAACTCCCTGTCCCATACAACAGATATAGTTGAAAATATAGAACTGAAGAGTATAGTCAGACCTATAATGCCGGGAAGTATAAACTGTTTGTAACTTATACCTGCCTGTCCCGTTGGAACGGCAGACAGGTCAGCAGGTATGTTTACCATGCTGGTAAACCCTGCGCCGACAATAAAAAGCCACAAGAGCGGACGGGAGATAGTAACAAGCAGTCTTCCCCTTTGCCTGAAAAACCGCTTAAACTCCCTGACTATGATTACATATATCGCTTTGTAGGAAAACAAGTCGCTTCGCTCCATTGGAAATTTATTCCTTAATTTTGCATTTTGATATTTGATTTTTGCATTTTCTTTCTACCCCTTCTTCCTTATCCTTAGAAGTTCACTCCCTTTGCCGTTATTATCATCCCTTATCTCCCTGCCTGTGAGGTTTACGAACACATCGTCAAGTGTTGGTTTTTTAAGGTTGATGGATAATATCTCTGTGCCAATGCCTTCAAATAACCTTGGTATAAATTTATCCCCTGAATCTACATTCAATGCAATACCATCTTGCAGTTTTGCAGGCTTTAATCCAAATGTTGATTCTATCTCCTGAATAGATTTTGCATCATCAGAGGTTTTAATATAAAGCGTATCGCCTTTTATCTTTTTCTTGAGTTCATCAGGTGTGCCTATAACAATAATCTTTCCATGGTCTATTATGGCAATCCTGTCGCAAACCTCTGCCTCATCCATATAATGGGTTGTCATAAAAATCGTTATGTTTTCCTGCTTCTGAAGATTATTTATAAATGCCCATATATTTTGCCTTGTCTGAGGGTCAAGTCCAAGCGTCGGCTCGTCTAAAAACAAGACCTTTGGCCTGTGAAGAAGTCCCCTTGCAATCTCAAGCCTCCTCTTCATCCCGCCTGAAAATCTCTTTACAAGGTCATCCTTTCTATCGTACAAATCAACAACATTTAATATCTCGTCAATCCGTTCCTCAGCCTTTTTTCTTGGCATGTTGTAAAGATAACAGTGAAATTTAAGATTTTCATACGCAGTCAAGTCATTGTCTAAAGTCAATTCCTGAAACACAAGACCAATGGATGCCCTTACATCAGAAGGATTTTTTGCACAATCATAACCATTGACTATTGTTGTTCCGTTAGTGGCTGAAAGAAGGGTGCAGAGGATATTTATAGTTGTGGTCTT
Proteins encoded:
- the cobS gene encoding adenosylcobinamide-GDP ribazoletransferase, which gives rise to MKGLFLAIQLLTIIPVKFIGKAEPSELGRSTAFFPIVGAIQGLILVISNMLLSKILPHGLADGLLLVVLILTNGGFHLDGFADTIDGIAGGNTKEEKLKIMRDSQIGAIGVAALVLLILIKFIAINNLPVESKNAVLFLLPVFGRWAIVPMAYLSNYAREGEGLGKAFTEHTGKKEVIIAALFTILFSSVLLGKIGLVYIGIVLLFTYLVTLYFKRSIGGVTGDVFGFHSELTEVLFLIMVLSIFAV
- the cobT gene encoding nicotinate-nucleotide--dimethylbenzimidazole phosphoribosyltransferase produces the protein MSVFQEIIKGIKPIDESFYDKAQKRLDNLTKPQGSLGRLEEFARRVVAITEDLNPQINKKVIFTFAGDHGVADEGVSAFPKEVTPQMVLNFIRGGAGINVLARHAGCEVAVVDIGVDYNFSNIDGLIHRKVIRGTRNIRKEPAMTMDEAVKCIEVGIELADEYSKKGYHIFGTGDMGIANTTSSSAIISVFSGMPAHEVTGRGTGINDGAFQNKVKVIEDAIRINKPDLKDPVDVLAKVGGAEIAGICGLIIGAAKNRIPVVVDGFISTAGALIAYELEPKVKDYMFAAHNSVERGHKIMLERIGLRPFVDLDLRLGEGTGAALGISLIEAGVKIYREMATFGDAGVSESSKIS
- the cobU gene encoding bifunctional adenosylcobinamide kinase/adenosylcobinamide-phosphate guanylyltransferase yields the protein MIFILGGCRSGKSVFALKLAESMKGKKAYLATGEPLDDEMTERIKRHKKERGRVWTAIEEPVNIIDVIKKNEKYDVILLDCLTLWISNLMHEKTGARGEKHAFHGQGASIEKTIEKFISVCKKTKYNLIIVSNEVGLGIVPDNPLARQFRDMAGYTNQNLAKTADEVYFLVSGIPMRLK
- a CDS encoding cob(I)yrinic acid a,c-diamide adenosyltransferase, with amino-acid sequence MGSGLIHIYTGEGKGKTTAATGLAVRAAGQGRRVLFVQFFKEDNASSGEKEIIKKHIPLIELIRSNVRHPIFTKQTASDEKIKDSVADTFEKVRKKINDIDLLVLDEINSVLNGGWLELGEFIKFLENKPQGLEIILTGRDAPVELVKMADYVTEMLKIKHPFDDGVKAREGIEY
- a CDS encoding ABC transporter permease, encoding MFSYKAIYVIIVREFKRFFRQRGRLLVTISRPLLWLFIVGAGFTSMVNIPADLSAVPTGQAGISYKQFILPGIIGLTILFSSIFSTISVVWDREFDFLREMLVAPISRTTIVMGKILSGTALSIFQGVILLFVSPFLSLSISFHQFAAMVLLIALVSLAITAMGLVIASYLTSLEGFNVIMNFIVLPMFFLSGALYPVNTLPPVLQYLTFVNPLSYGIDAFKHVLLGSALPPLGPEFPIILDIGAVIIFSIVMIILASLSFERKG
- a CDS encoding ATP-binding cassette domain-containing protein yields the protein MPIIQVQNLVKKYNGTTAVDGISFEVMQGESFGFLGPNGAGKTTTINILCTLLSATNGTTIVNGYDCAKNPSDVRASIGLVFQELTLDNDLTAYENLKFHCYLYNMPRKKAEERIDEILNVVDLYDRKDDLVKRFSGGMKRRLEIARGLLHRPKVLFLDEPTLGLDPQTRQNIWAFINNLQKQENITIFMTTHYMDEAEVCDRIAIIDHGKIIVIGTPDELKKKIKGDTLYIKTSDDAKSIQEIESTFGLKPAKLQDGIALNVDSGDKFIPRLFEGIGTEILSINLKKPTLDDVFVNLTGREIRDDNNGKGSELLRIRKKG